From a region of the Nitrospirota bacterium genome:
- a CDS encoding addiction module protein, producing the protein MIKITATDTIALSIPERIQLVEDIWDTIATEAEAIELTEDEKRIIDERLEAYHRNPDVGSPWKDVYKRIVGR; encoded by the coding sequence ATGATCAAAATAACAGCTACAGATACTATTGCATTGTCAATACCAGAGAGAATCCAACTGGTAGAGGATATTTGGGATACTATAGCCACAGAAGCAGAGGCTATTGAATTAACAGAAGATGAAAAAAGAATAATTGATGAACGATTGGAGGCATATCATAGAAACCCTGATGTAGGCTCTCCATGGAAGGATGTTTATAAAAGGATAGTGGGCAGGTAA
- a CDS encoding type II toxin-antitoxin system RelE/ParE family toxin, with protein MKYKVIVRPEAEDDLKEAFSWYEDKRIGLGYDFLLQVDAGINFISRNPIINPIEYKETRKHLVKRFPYKIIYLAEEEEIIILAVIHGKRRPDLIKKRIDSI; from the coding sequence ATGAAGTATAAGGTCATTGTCAGGCCTGAAGCCGAAGATGATCTAAAGGAAGCCTTTTCCTGGTATGAAGATAAGAGGATAGGGTTAGGCTATGACTTCCTTTTGCAGGTTGATGCGGGAATCAACTTCATCAGTAGAAATCCCATAATTAATCCAATAGAATATAAAGAAACAAGAAAACATCTTGTCAAAAGGTTCCCATACAAAATCATTTATCTTGCAGAGGAGGAAGAGATAATAATCCTTGCTGTAATTCATGGTAAGAGAAGACCTGATTTAATAAAAAAGAGAATAGACAGCATCTAA
- a CDS encoding ribbon-helix-helix protein, CopG family, giving the protein MKVKTSITISEELIKSIDELFSEQKNRSEFIEEAVRDFIKRQTERKRDLEDLNILNKKADKLNREAEDVLSYQVNL; this is encoded by the coding sequence ATGAAAGTGAAGACATCCATAACCATTTCAGAAGAACTGATTAAAAGCATTGATGAACTATTTAGCGAACAGAAAAATAGGTCGGAATTCATTGAGGAGGCGGTAAGGGATTTTATTAAAAGACAAACAGAAAGAAAAAGGGATTTAGAAGACCTCAATATACTTAATAAGAAAGCTGATAAGCTTAACAGGGAGGCAGAGGATGTCCTGTCTTATCAGGTAAATTTATGA
- a CDS encoding type II toxin-antitoxin system PemK/MazF family toxin — protein sequence MRRGELYRVYKGTSHDQKKYRVFVIVSRQVLIDSKYSTVICAPIYSSYDGLSTQVRVGIEEGLKHESSIHCDELVSIPKTFLSHYVGLLSAENTQQLDDAIRVALSL from the coding sequence ATGAGGAGAGGGGAACTTTATCGTGTATATAAGGGGACTTCTCATGACCAAAAAAAATATCGTGTATTTGTTATAGTGAGTCGTCAAGTGCTTATTGATTCGAAGTATTCTACAGTAATTTGTGCACCTATTTATTCGAGTTATGACGGATTATCTACACAGGTAAGGGTGGGGATTGAAGAAGGGTTAAAGCACGAAAGCAGTATTCACTGTGATGAACTTGTCAGTATTCCAAAGACATTTCTATCTCATTATGTAGGCTTGCTTTCTGCTGAAAATACTCAGCAATTGGATGATGCAATCAGAGTGGCTCTAAGCCTTTAA
- a CDS encoding transcriptional repressor, translated as MEKIIAKYKDTGIRLTPQRIAILKYLDGNTSHPTADDIYRDVRRHYPTLSFATVYNTLQTLKDHGDVMEITIDPLRRHYDPNTEQHHHVVCIKCNKIWDVFEDYSEILKLPANVSREIRAVGAHVDFRGVCRSCQKGERG; from the coding sequence ATGGAAAAGATAATTGCTAAATATAAAGATACCGGAATAAGGCTGACTCCTCAGAGGATTGCGATACTGAAATACCTTGATGGAAATACCAGCCATCCGACGGCAGATGACATTTACAGGGATGTCAGGAGGCATTACCCTACTTTGTCCTTTGCTACCGTATATAATACCCTGCAGACCCTGAAGGACCATGGGGATGTGATGGAGATCACGATTGATCCCCTGAGGAGGCATTATGACCCTAATACAGAACAGCATCATCATGTTGTATGCATTAAGTGTAATAAGATTTGGGATGTCTTTGAGGACTATTCAGAAATATTGAAGCTCCCTGCAAATGTGTCCCGGGAGATCAGGGCAGTTGGCGCCCATGTGGACTTCCGTGGTGTTTGCAGGAGTTGCCAGAAAGGTGAAAGGGGGTGA
- a CDS encoding redoxin domain-containing protein: MSECLSIGQVVPGFEMEVFDPNKSDFGKITLDEIKARRSWTILFFYPADFTFVCPTELDDLADKQKQLKDLGCDVISVSTDTKFSHMAWQQSEKLLANVKYLMGADPTGKVSRLFGVYDEGTGLALRGTFIINPDGKLVASEVNFYNVGRNADELLRKMQANLYLSGHPDEVCPANWHEGEKTIKPSAKIVGKVYEAMQ, translated from the coding sequence ATGTCAGAATGTTTATCCATAGGACAGGTTGTACCAGGTTTTGAGATGGAGGTTTTCGACCCTAATAAGAGTGACTTTGGAAAGATTACACTTGATGAGATCAAGGCAAGGAGGTCATGGACCATACTGTTCTTCTATCCGGCAGATTTTACATTTGTCTGCCCTACTGAGCTGGATGATCTTGCTGATAAACAAAAGCAGCTCAAAGACCTTGGCTGCGATGTCATCTCTGTAAGCACAGACACCAAGTTCTCCCATATGGCATGGCAGCAGTCAGAAAAGCTTCTTGCCAATGTCAAATATCTTATGGGCGCTGACCCGACAGGTAAGGTTTCCAGGTTGTTCGGTGTATATGATGAAGGCACCGGTCTCGCACTGAGAGGTACATTTATCATCAATCCCGACGGGAAACTGGTTGCATCAGAGGTTAATTTCTATAACGTCGGAAGGAATGCTGATGAGCTTTTAAGGAAGATGCAGGCTAATTTGTACCTTTCAGGCCATCCGGATGAAGTATGTCCTGCAAACTGGCACGAAGGGGAAAAGACAATTAAACCTTCTGCAAAGATTGTAGGTAAGGTTTACGAGGCAATGCAATAA
- a CDS encoding UbiD family decarboxylase, translated as MPYKDLRNFLDVLKQKGDLVRIKTEVNTNYEITEILERLLSRGGPAVIFENVEGCSIPVVANLYGTVGRVALGLGCDEAGLDEIGTFLAYLQQPEPPKGMIEAIKKFPFFAKVMGLTPKTVSKGVCQEVVLQGNDVDLSKFPVMTCWPGDAGPLITWPLVITQSPSGGPFNVGVYRLQVIGKDRVIMRWLNTRGGAHHHREWLEKNVPMPVSVAIGCEPATTIAAVTPVPERMGEFHFAGLLRKEAVEIVKCVTNELMVPASSEIVLEGEIIPGEEAPEGPFADHTGYYNAEEKFPVMRIKCITHRNSPLYLSTITGRPPKEDAIIGLALTRIFLPVLRNQFPEIVDFHLPMEAVSYRIAIVSIKKEFPGHAKRVMMGLWGFLKQFLYTKYVIIVDNDIDVRNWDDVIWAISTRVDPARDTVMIENTPFDYLDFSTPLPELGSKMGIDATMKSYPEVNRAWGKKIEMPAEIRELVDRKWSSYGIPG; from the coding sequence ATGCCATATAAAGATCTAAGAAATTTTCTGGATGTTTTGAAACAAAAGGGAGACCTTGTCCGGATTAAGACGGAGGTAAACACAAATTATGAGATTACAGAGATTCTGGAGAGACTGCTCTCCAGAGGCGGGCCTGCAGTCATATTTGAGAATGTGGAGGGCTGCAGCATTCCGGTTGTTGCCAATTTATATGGAACAGTTGGAAGGGTGGCCCTCGGACTCGGCTGTGATGAGGCGGGACTTGATGAGATAGGGACATTCCTTGCATACCTGCAGCAGCCTGAGCCTCCAAAGGGGATGATAGAGGCTATTAAGAAATTTCCATTTTTTGCCAAAGTAATGGGTCTTACTCCAAAGACGGTTAGCAAAGGTGTGTGTCAGGAGGTCGTTTTACAGGGGAATGATGTTGACCTGTCTAAATTCCCTGTAATGACATGCTGGCCTGGAGACGCCGGCCCGCTTATTACCTGGCCACTGGTCATTACACAGTCGCCATCAGGAGGACCATTCAATGTTGGTGTATACAGGCTGCAGGTGATTGGTAAGGACAGGGTGATTATGCGCTGGCTCAATACGCGTGGCGGGGCACATCATCATAGAGAATGGCTGGAGAAAAATGTCCCAATGCCTGTGTCTGTTGCGATAGGGTGTGAACCGGCAACTACCATAGCGGCAGTGACCCCTGTGCCGGAGAGGATGGGGGAGTTTCATTTTGCAGGGCTGCTCCGGAAAGAAGCGGTTGAGATTGTGAAATGCGTTACAAATGAACTGATGGTGCCGGCCTCAAGTGAGATAGTGCTTGAAGGAGAGATTATTCCCGGAGAAGAGGCGCCCGAGGGACCATTTGCAGATCACACCGGTTATTATAATGCAGAAGAGAAATTCCCGGTTATGAGGATTAAATGTATAACTCACAGGAATTCTCCGCTCTACTTATCAACTATAACAGGACGTCCACCTAAAGAGGATGCGATAATCGGACTCGCACTGACAAGGATATTCCTCCCTGTATTGAGAAATCAATTTCCGGAGATTGTGGACTTTCATCTTCCTATGGAGGCAGTATCATACCGCATTGCAATAGTTTCAATCAAGAAGGAATTCCCGGGACATGCCAAGAGGGTAATGATGGGGTTGTGGGGCTTTCTGAAACAGTTCTTATACACTAAATATGTGATCATTGTGGATAATGACATTGATGTCCGCAATTGGGATGATGTTATCTGGGCAATTTCAACCCGGGTAGATCCGGCCCGAGACACTGTAATGATAGAAAATACACCGTTTGATTATCTTGACTTTTCAACTCCCCTTCCGGAATTGGGCTCAAAGATGGGGATTGATGCCACGATGAAGTCATATCCAGAGGTTAACCGTGCATGGGGTAAGAAGATCGAGATGCCAGCAGAGATCAGGGAACTGGTTGACAGGAAATGGTCATCTTACGGTATTCCAGGCTAA
- the ubiA gene encoding 4-hydroxybenzoate octaprenyltransferase produces the protein MEKLKAVADLIRLDKQYGTLLLMMPVLWSLVLASEGRPSLKHIFIFVFGSFIMRSAGCVINDMADRKFDRFVERTKDRPLASGRLRMSEAAAVLFILLLIALTLVLSLNRLSIALSLVALLLTGVYPFTKRLVNTPQLFLGMAFGWGAIVAWGAVRNEVALPSILIFLATIFWATGYDTIYALIDIDDDIRIGVKSTAILFGGNTWFALAIIFLLTIFTLFVVGRISRLGNIYLFSLFLITVGFMYQVFQIKRGVEREGLLQLFKSHVWIGTIVLIGIVSDLLIRSYYAI, from the coding sequence ATGGAAAAACTGAAGGCAGTCGCTGACCTGATACGCCTTGACAAACAGTATGGTACATTACTCCTCATGATGCCGGTCCTATGGTCGCTCGTCCTTGCCTCCGAGGGGAGGCCGTCGCTTAAACATATCTTTATATTTGTTTTCGGCTCTTTTATAATGCGCAGTGCCGGGTGTGTGATAAATGACATGGCTGACAGGAAGTTTGACAGATTTGTAGAGAGGACTAAAGACCGCCCTCTTGCTTCAGGAAGATTAAGGATGTCTGAGGCCGCGGCAGTTTTATTCATTCTACTGCTGATTGCACTTACCCTTGTCCTGAGCCTTAACAGGCTCAGCATTGCGCTGTCCCTGGTTGCCCTTTTACTGACAGGCGTTTACCCCTTCACGAAAAGGCTTGTTAATACCCCTCAGCTTTTTCTGGGCATGGCCTTCGGCTGGGGAGCCATTGTTGCATGGGGCGCTGTTCGTAATGAAGTGGCACTGCCTTCAATTCTGATTTTTCTTGCAACTATTTTCTGGGCAACAGGCTATGATACGATCTATGCCCTTATAGATATTGATGATGACATAAGGATTGGAGTCAAGTCTACTGCGATCCTTTTTGGTGGAAATACGTGGTTTGCCCTTGCCATAATCTTCCTGCTTACAATATTCACCCTGTTTGTTGTTGGGAGGATATCAAGACTTGGAAATATTTACCTGTTTTCCCTGTTCCTCATAACTGTAGGTTTTATGTATCAGGTGTTCCAGATAAAAAGAGGAGTTGAGCGGGAAGGACTGTTGCAGCTGTTCAAATCCCATGTCTGGATTGGAACTATTGTTCTTATTGGTATCGTATCTGATCTTCTGATAAGGAGTTATTATGCCATATAA
- a CDS encoding chorismate lyase, producing MLIEKYYLTHLPFSYIPVCSWMDPEEFISSSSKFDVSRLLRLTLLYDGSLVKFFRALFLSDISVDVTGQNGAGMGLEMAKFLDVKEGTTSIVRDAWLKKDEQNLVYAHSVIDISSISDSLKRDINRKNKPLGVLLSDYNMPILRDQLFISRIKSDYLAGHFSTIEDTLWARCYRLRVSDGFNAAIMEVFSPDTWKN from the coding sequence ATGCTGATAGAAAAATATTATCTGACCCATCTTCCGTTTTCCTATATACCTGTTTGTTCATGGATGGACCCTGAGGAATTTATCTCCAGTTCTTCTAAGTTTGACGTTTCCAGGCTTTTGCGTTTGACTTTATTGTATGACGGCTCGCTTGTCAAATTTTTCCGTGCGTTATTCTTGTCTGATATTTCGGTAGATGTTACAGGACAGAATGGTGCAGGCATGGGTCTTGAAATGGCTAAATTCCTTGACGTAAAGGAAGGGACCACGTCTATCGTGAGAGATGCGTGGCTGAAGAAAGACGAGCAGAACCTGGTATATGCACATTCAGTGATTGATATTTCATCTATTTCTGATTCTTTAAAACGCGATATAAACAGGAAAAATAAACCGCTAGGCGTATTGCTCAGTGATTACAATATGCCGATCCTGCGGGACCAGTTATTTATCAGCCGGATAAAAAGTGATTATTTAGCGGGGCATTTTTCAACTATTGAAGATACCCTCTGGGCAAGGTGTTACCGCCTAAGGGTTTCTGATGGATTCAATGCAGCGATTATGGAAGTATTCTCACCGGATACATGGAAAAACTGA
- a CDS encoding response regulator, whose translation MTEILHILVIDDDPVMRSLLKSFLSLHKFRVDCVMTESDAIKVLHNNNVNVVITDLKIPGMNCVQLMRSITRTKAGVKIIAMGGDTSFERLPQDIKTTTPFIQKPFKLQEIEKLINKLTGFKPKPLDIY comes from the coding sequence GTGACTGAAATATTACATATCCTGGTAATAGATGATGATCCCGTAATGAGGTCCTTACTAAAGAGTTTCCTCTCTCTGCATAAATTCAGAGTTGACTGTGTTATGACAGAATCGGATGCTATAAAGGTGTTACACAATAACAATGTCAATGTTGTAATAACTGACCTTAAAATACCTGGAATGAATTGCGTTCAACTCATGAGATCAATTACCCGGACAAAGGCCGGCGTTAAGATAATTGCTATGGGTGGAGATACAAGCTTTGAAAGACTCCCCCAGGATATAAAGACAACCACACCCTTCATCCAGAAACCATTTAAGCTGCAGGAAATAGAGAAGCTAATCAATAAATTAACCGGATTTAAACCCAAACCTCTCGATATCTATTAA
- the recO gene encoding DNA repair protein RecO: protein MPLIKSSGIILNSRPMGEYDRIVGIFTEDLGRIDGIAKGARSFKNRFGGSLEPFTHCRLGLFRKRQGSLYRIETADIVNSFSQVREDLDLILHSSSMVDVLRKLTPLEDPSKAIFNLLLRSLDRISAGEHVDNVLFFYQIQILHLSGLGLRFDGCAKCNRMVSNLKGIISVAEGGLLCPVCVNMTGGGGILASGGTIAVMRRWQTMVSSHINRFRLADNIKNEIRGILALHIGHVTGKKLIDIERFGFKSG, encoded by the coding sequence ATGCCATTGATAAAATCATCAGGTATTATACTCAACAGCCGGCCTATGGGTGAGTATGACAGGATTGTCGGTATATTTACTGAAGACCTGGGAAGGATTGACGGCATAGCAAAAGGGGCGAGGAGCTTTAAAAACAGGTTTGGCGGCTCACTTGAGCCATTTACTCATTGCAGACTGGGCTTGTTCAGGAAACGGCAGGGATCCTTATATCGTATTGAAACTGCTGACATCGTCAATTCATTCAGTCAGGTAAGGGAAGATCTTGATCTGATTCTTCATTCATCAAGTATGGTGGATGTGCTGAGGAAGTTAACTCCGCTTGAAGATCCCAGTAAGGCCATATTTAACCTCCTGCTAAGGTCTCTTGACAGGATATCTGCCGGAGAGCATGTTGATAATGTCCTCTTTTTTTATCAGATTCAGATACTCCACTTATCCGGACTTGGGCTTCGCTTCGACGGATGTGCGAAGTGTAACAGGATGGTCAGCAATTTGAAAGGGATTATTTCTGTGGCTGAAGGAGGACTACTTTGTCCTGTATGTGTCAATATGACGGGTGGCGGAGGGATACTGGCAAGCGGTGGAACCATTGCAGTTATGCGGAGATGGCAGACTATGGTCAGTAGTCACATTAACAGATTCAGGCTGGCGGATAATATAAAAAATGAGATCAGGGGCATACTTGCCCTGCACATAGGGCATGTAACAGGGAAGAAATTAATAGATATCGAGAGGTTTGGGTTTAAATCCGGTTAA
- the mgtE gene encoding magnesium transporter translates to MAVVKFDQLIWTVRKFLHRGAIANLANMANRMHHADLARLFRSLDAKEIKTIFGLLKESTTRGQLISEMDEGSRRAVLEMIPPYEIVQLLRHIPSDDVADIFADLPDEKGHEVLTLMGVKEYEAVKELLQYPAETAGGIMNTKVFSLTEDLSVQDAIKKLQEAGEVEMVFYVYVVNESGRLVGVVSLRKLLLVPPVTRLSEIMETEVIRVNTDVDQEEVARLVARYNILAIPVVDKEDKLAGIITVDDVIDVIREEATEDMLKMAGTEDDEYIFTSSPLRVARYRLPWLIVTIFGEVVVGAVLWHFKATLEQIIALVSFAPIISAVSGNVGVQSSTVVTRGLATGRIEVTNAMRVWLKELRVALLISAVCGILLGIVVYLWHGQAMLGLVVGNAMITSILVASALGTMMPVIFKMLKVDPAIASGPVVTTLTDIVGFTIYLSVATVMIEYL, encoded by the coding sequence ATGGCAGTCGTAAAATTTGATCAGCTTATCTGGACAGTAAGGAAATTCCTTCATCGCGGGGCTATTGCCAATTTAGCCAACATGGCCAACCGTATGCATCATGCCGACCTCGCACGGTTATTCAGAAGCCTTGATGCGAAAGAGATAAAAACCATATTCGGCCTCCTTAAAGAGAGCACGACAAGGGGGCAGCTCATAAGTGAGATGGACGAAGGGAGCAGGCGCGCCGTCCTGGAGATGATCCCGCCATATGAGATTGTCCAGCTTTTAAGACACATCCCATCCGATGATGTGGCAGATATATTTGCAGATCTGCCTGATGAAAAAGGTCATGAAGTCCTGACCCTGATGGGGGTCAAGGAGTATGAGGCCGTAAAAGAGCTGCTTCAGTATCCTGCCGAGACTGCCGGCGGTATCATGAACACAAAGGTGTTTTCACTCACAGAGGATTTGAGTGTTCAGGATGCGATAAAGAAACTTCAGGAGGCAGGAGAAGTTGAAATGGTCTTCTATGTCTATGTTGTTAATGAGTCAGGTAGGTTGGTTGGTGTGGTCTCTCTGCGTAAACTCCTCCTTGTCCCTCCGGTTACAAGGCTTAGTGAAATTATGGAAACTGAGGTCATTCGTGTAAATACAGATGTTGATCAGGAAGAGGTGGCACGTCTTGTAGCAAGGTATAACATCCTTGCTATTCCGGTTGTTGATAAAGAAGATAAACTTGCCGGCATCATCACGGTAGATGACGTAATTGATGTTATCCGTGAAGAAGCAACTGAAGATATGTTGAAGATGGCCGGTACAGAGGATGATGAGTATATATTTACCAGCTCCCCTTTAAGAGTGGCACGATACCGTCTTCCGTGGCTGATCGTAACAATATTCGGTGAGGTTGTTGTTGGCGCTGTCCTGTGGCATTTTAAGGCAACCCTTGAACAGATTATAGCCCTTGTCTCGTTCGCACCTATAATCAGCGCCGTATCCGGTAATGTAGGCGTGCAGTCTTCTACTGTTGTTACACGTGGCCTTGCTACCGGCCGGATCGAGGTTACCAATGCCATGCGGGTATGGTTAAAGGAATTAAGGGTGGCCCTCCTGATCAGTGCTGTTTGCGGCATACTCCTGGGGATAGTAGTATATTTATGGCATGGGCAGGCCATGCTTGGTCTTGTAGTCGGTAATGCAATGATTACATCTATACTTGTTGCATCAGCGCTTGGTACCATGATGCCTGTTATATTCAAGATGTTGAAGGTAGACCCTGCCATAGCATCGGGACCTGTTGTGACAACGCTGACAGATATAGTAGGATTTACCATATATCTATCTGTAGCAACGGTGATGATCGAGTATTTATAG
- the era gene encoding GTPase Era has protein sequence MPENTFKSGFVSIIGRPNVGKSTLLNAILGEKVSIVSDKPQTTRNRILGISTHPGTQVIFIDTPGIHKPKHKLNEYMVKTALHTLDEVDIVLYMTEAGESIGGGDRYIIERLQDVKKPVLLLINKIDLVQKGLLLPLIDEFSRLYNFVEIFPVSALRGDNVSVLYESIVSRLPEGPQYFPDDAVTDQPMRFIAAELVREKIFQLTYEEIPYSIAVGIEEFGEDKEKNMVFIRAVIFVDKDSQKGIVIGKGGTKLKKVGQLAREELEAIMGIKVFLELWVKVKSGWRGDDMILRMLGYKI, from the coding sequence ATGCCTGAAAATACCTTTAAATCAGGGTTCGTCTCGATTATAGGCAGACCGAATGTTGGAAAATCCACTCTTTTAAACGCTATCCTGGGAGAGAAGGTCTCTATAGTCTCTGACAAACCACAGACTACAAGAAACAGGATACTTGGGATCAGTACGCATCCAGGAACTCAGGTTATCTTTATTGACACCCCGGGCATTCATAAACCAAAGCATAAATTAAATGAATACATGGTAAAGACAGCACTGCACACCCTTGATGAAGTAGATATCGTTCTTTATATGACTGAGGCCGGAGAGTCAATCGGCGGCGGCGACAGATACATCATCGAAAGACTGCAGGATGTTAAGAAACCTGTACTCCTTCTTATAAACAAGATTGACCTGGTTCAAAAGGGCTTACTCCTTCCGCTTATAGATGAATTCAGCCGTTTGTATAATTTCGTTGAGATCTTTCCTGTTTCCGCCCTGCGGGGAGATAATGTGTCCGTTCTATATGAATCAATTGTGAGTCGTCTGCCGGAAGGTCCGCAGTACTTTCCAGATGATGCTGTGACAGACCAGCCAATGAGGTTCATTGCCGCAGAGCTTGTGAGGGAGAAAATATTTCAGCTTACTTATGAGGAGATACCATATTCCATCGCCGTTGGTATTGAGGAATTCGGGGAGGATAAGGAAAAAAACATGGTGTTTATCAGGGCGGTCATTTTTGTAGATAAAGATTCACAGAAGGGGATCGTTATAGGAAAGGGCGGAACAAAGTTAAAGAAAGTCGGGCAGCTTGCGAGGGAAGAGCTTGAGGCTATTATGGGTATAAAGGTCTTTCTTGAGTTATGGGTCAAGGTTAAATCAGGCTGGCGCGGTGATGATATGATTCTTAGGATGCTTGGATATAAAATATAG
- a CDS encoding GGDEF domain-containing protein codes for MKDRLKIYLVIVSILFIAIHITSEHLAKTVDEEVEIFNHHVSIFFNAHKIIYHITAIQGGVYSLEYGSFKDADQIKSHLKELERGIEGLSEGISFIYLNGMDDEEFRQYAQNTEAIKNLYPKYITHVNAVLAEDDVKLRQKQIEEVAEIGERMGYFIRELDNYMDVQHTEISAFLPTITDKMRFIRNVSGIFLWGAIVILSIVYFYSCKPLFRLLPYLSAIRNGEYDFKPELDNTRCENEIESTLKAVISRINDSEKSSSALSILDPLTGAYNRRYFDMRISEEMSRYSRHGTIFSLSIIDIDFFKKINDTLGHQAGDLVLREMVAVIRNNVRETDIVTRYGGEEFAVLSPYTPKSGVLTLVERLRGVVEGYKFSGLDHSLTISIGIADSAGKRTAEHIIEDADASLYIAKNSGRNKCVVAGAAA; via the coding sequence GTGAAAGACAGATTAAAGATTTATCTGGTTATTGTGTCCATTCTCTTTATAGCAATTCATATTACCTCCGAGCATCTTGCTAAAACGGTAGATGAAGAAGTTGAAATATTTAATCATCATGTTTCCATATTTTTTAATGCTCACAAGATAATTTACCACATTACAGCTATCCAGGGAGGTGTCTACAGTCTCGAATATGGTTCATTTAAAGATGCTGACCAAATTAAATCACATCTTAAGGAATTAGAGCGGGGCATTGAAGGACTGTCAGAGGGGATAAGCTTTATATACCTTAACGGGATGGATGATGAGGAGTTCAGACAATATGCTCAAAATACAGAGGCTATAAAAAACCTCTATCCAAAATATATAACCCATGTAAATGCAGTATTGGCAGAAGACGATGTTAAACTGAGACAGAAGCAAATAGAGGAAGTGGCTGAGATCGGCGAGAGAATGGGGTATTTTATCCGGGAACTTGACAATTATATGGACGTACAACATACAGAAATCAGTGCGTTTCTACCAACAATAACTGATAAAATGAGGTTTATAAGGAATGTTTCGGGCATTTTTTTATGGGGCGCTATAGTTATATTATCCATAGTATATTTTTATTCATGCAAGCCTCTTTTCAGGTTATTACCGTATTTGAGCGCTATTAGAAATGGTGAATATGACTTTAAACCTGAGTTAGACAATACACGGTGTGAGAATGAAATAGAATCAACTCTTAAAGCAGTCATTTCAAGGATCAATGATTCTGAGAAGTCTTCTTCGGCATTGTCAATCCTTGACCCCCTGACAGGCGCCTACAACAGGAGATATTTTGATATGAGGATTAGTGAAGAGATGAGCAGGTATTCACGACATGGAACAATATTTTCACTTTCTATTATTGACATTGATTTCTTTAAGAAAATTAATGATACATTAGGCCATCAGGCTGGTGATTTAGTCCTTAGGGAGATGGTTGCAGTAATCAGGAACAATGTGAGGGAAACAGACATTGTCACCCGTTATGGAGGAGAGGAGTTTGCAGTGTTATCTCCGTACACTCCGAAATCCGGTGTGTTAACGCTGGTAGAAAGATTAAGAGGGGTTGTTGAAGGATATAAATTCTCAGGCTTAGACCATTCGTTGACCATCAGTATTGGCATCGCAGATTCTGCAGGTAAGAGGACCGCAGAACATATAATTGAAGATGCTGATGCCAGTCTCTATATTGCCAAAAATAGTGGTAGAAATAAATGTGTCGTTGCCGGAGCCGCCGCATAA